In Candidatus Rokuibacteriota bacterium, the genomic stretch GAGGGTCTCGAGGGGAAGCCGCTCCTTGAGGGCGAGGAGACGGCGCAGGCGGGAATTCTCCTCGCGGATCTCCGCCGCCTGGAGCGACTCGACGCGCAGGCGCTCCGCCTCGGTATGGAGCGCGCGATTCTCCGCCCTCAGCTCCTGCCAACTCCGGTAGGTGGACCAGAGCCCGAGGGCTGAGCGGTGAGCTTTGGTGACGAGGACCTGAGCCGGGATCGTAAACCAGGAAACGAACTCGCCCGGGCCCCACGCCGCCTGGCCCGGGATCTGGAGCGTGAGGAGCAGAAGGGAAACGACCAGCACCGAGACCAAGAGCACGTACTTGCGATACGGCACTGGCTGCCCTCTCTCGTGGCGAGCGCCCCGCTCACGCGGGCCCGCGCTGCTAGTAAGCGCGTTCGAGCGCCGGCTCCGCCGGCGCAACCCACCCTGGGGGGAGGTCCGGAAGGGGGGCGTAGCCCCCCTCCGGGTTCCCTAGGCGGGGATCGCCACCTTCCTCAGGAGGCCCAGTTCGTCGAGAACCTTGCTGGTCCCCAGGACCACGCAGGAGAGGGGGTCATCGCCCACGGTCACCGGGAGGTTGGTCTCCTGGCGCAGGAGCGTGTCCAGGCCCTTGAGCAGGGCCCCGCCTCCCGTGAGCACGATCCCCTTGTCCACGATGTCCGCGGCCAGCTCGGGGGGCGTCCGCTCGAGACAGGTGCGGATCGCCTCCACGATGGTCAGGACGGGCTCCCGGAGCGCCTCGCGTACCTCCTCGTCGGTGATCACGATGGTCTTGGGGATCCCGTCGATCAGGTCGCGACCCTTCACCTCCATGGTCAGGCGCTCGCCGGTCGTGGGGAAGGCCGACCCGACCTTGATCTTGATCTCCTCCGCACGCCGCTCGCCCACCAGGAGGTTGTAGTGCTTCTTGATGTACTGGACGATGGACTCGTCCATCTCATCGCCGGCGATCCTGACCGACTTGCAGTAGACGATTCCCGAGAGGGAGATCACCGCCACCTCGGTGGTCCCGCCCCCGATGTCCACGATCATGTTACCGGCCGGATCCTGGATCGGAAGCCCCGCGCCGATGGCCGCGGCCATCGGCTCCTCGATCAGGTGAACCTCGCGCGCCCCGGCCTGCATGGCCGAGTCGCGCACGGCCCGCTTTTCCACCTGGGTGATGCCGGAGGGAACGCCGATGACGATCCGCGGGCG encodes the following:
- a CDS encoding rod shape-determining protein; the protein is MLFNALAGIFSNDLAIDLGTANTLVYVRGEGIVLNEPSIVAIHQADTSVLAVGHEAKAMLGRTPGNILAIRPLKDGVIADFDVTEKMLHYFIAKVHRRRALVRPRIVIGVPSGITQVEKRAVRDSAMQAGAREVHLIEEPMAAAIGAGLPIQDPAGNMIVDIGGGTTEVAVISLSGIVYCKSVRIAGDEMDESIVQYIKKHYNLLVGERRAEEIKIKVGSAFPTTGERLTMEVKGRDLIDGIPKTIVITDEEVREALREPVLTIVEAIRTCLERTPPELAADIVDKGIVLTGGGALLKGLDTLLRQETNLPVTVGDDPLSCVVLGTSKVLDELGLLRKVAIPA